The sequence TTATAGCCACTCTCCTcacttttttcttcaaaatgattttttaaattttattttatctcttgtctctttctctctctaaaaaaagCTCTCTTTTTTCACTTCACAGTTCACACAAAGATATCTCAGTAGGGTTTTTAATCTTTACTCTTTCTCCCTCCTTCTCTGTGAACAATCTGAGAGAAACCCAAAGAAAGgcaaaaccaaaaatcttTTAACCAAAACGAACCCTAATTTCCTATCATCTTCTTCCTGCTCTTGTTGACTCAAAAACCTTGGCTTTCACTCATCTTCAGCTCCCCCTCACTTCCATCCCATGCCCAGCTCCAATTTCAGCTCCAAACCCTAGTCTTAGACTACAAAGTCCATCTGCAAAATGACCCATTTTCCCTGAATTCACCGTCATGCTACTGCCATTGCAGCCTACTGGGTGCGGGACGCATTTaggaaatttgattttttactgaATTTTGTTCAGTGTTGGTTCTTTCTTAGTTGGAATTTGGGAAATGGGTTTGGATGCATGTGTTGCGTAGGTGAGAGAGGAAGCCATGGAAGGAGATGAGCGTCACGTGCTGCTGGCATGCGTGATTTCAGGGACCCTTTTCTCGGTTTTGGGTTCAGCTTCATTTTCTATACTATGGCTTGTGAATTGGAGGCCGTGGAGGATCTATAGGTAATCTcatataatttcaaaaattttgaaattttttgttaccATCTTTGCCAACACTAAAGAGTAAATTAAATACATTGTTTTAATTTAGGGTTGCATTAATGTACTTGTTAATATAGGGAATTAAACTTTAGATAGTTAAAAGTTTCATGATTGCACACTGGTAATTAATGTCATTTGTGGGTTTATTGTTGTGCTTAACTCTTTTATAAAACACAGGCTAAGGGCTGCATTCAGTATGCgattttgggatttttgttgttgttttggtttCAGAAATTGACAAAGGCAGCATTGACAGGGCATTGGAAAATCCTGTTTCCTGAAGAGTTTCCATAAGAACATGCGAATTACTAACTGGCTTTTAAGAACACATGACTAACTTGGTGGCTTGAAAGTGCCAAAAGTTGTAAAACTTGGAGACATATGGGTACAAAGTGGAGAATTTCATTAGTGAAATCTAGGAGATGCACAAATTTGTGGTTTTTCATTATCGACTTCCCCTTGAAGTCTCTTTATCATACTGAAAAAGATACGTTTTAATTTTAGTCTTTATACTCTTGTTTAGGTTTCTAGTTGGTAACTAAGGATGACAGTAAATCATGCTGGTGAGACCTGCATAAATTTATTTCGTCCGTTAATATAAACATGTACTGTTGGGAGATTTAAGGGGATAAGGATCAGGATTTTATTAACTTCATAGGAAAGCTTTTCAGTAGGCCACTTTAGTATTAGTTATTATTGGACATATGGTTGTCAAAATAGTTTCCTTTTGCAGACTGATATCATTCTCTATTTAGACGTACCCTGCTTTTTAATTGTGTATGCATGGATGCTGATCTTCATCCATTTCTTGTGCGCGCACGCGCCCCTGTTTCTACAAGCGTTTCTTGTGTTGATATACATTTGTGCAGTTATTGAGCATTTCTTCTAATCTTATTACTAAATAAGAGTCATGAGTAGGTCACTTTCTGGTACGACCCCTTGTATTCCTGAAGATGTAAACATAACATAGTTTCTTTAGAAGCCAGCATGTCCCTTAAATTAATAATGATTTTTTGATGTAACTCCAAATGTAATACTGTCATCTCCATTTGTCTTTTCAGTTGGATCTTTGCCAGGAAATGGCCAGATATCTTCCATGGACCTCAGTTGGATATAGTATGTGGTTTCCTGTCTCTCTCCGCATGGATACTTGTCATTTCTCCAGTTCTAGTACTGATCATCTGGGGAAGCTGGTTGGTTATAATATTGGATCGACATATAATTGGTCTGGCTGTAATAATGGCTGGTACTGCTCTTCTATTGGCTTTCTATTCAATCATGCTTTGGTGGCGAACACAATGGCAGAGTTCAAGTATGTATTTCCTGGAGCTCTCCTTTTAGTTGACaaatcatctttctttttccttgtgtGACTGCTTCATCTTTACGAATAGATGGTAAAACCTGATGGTTTTAAGATAAAGATAATGAAGAATGAAGCCATGTAAGGTAATACCTTGGGCATGGTATGATTGATGAGTTGATGATGGGTATATGAGTTGCTAACATGCTATTAGAGATTGGGCATGAACATATTATTTGGCTGAGCTGCTAACATGCTATTAGAGCTTGGGCAAAATCTGGTCCTTGGCTCCCTGTTAATCCGCTAAAGTGTAAATGATTAAAGAAATAGCTGGCAAAAAAGTTGTTGCTAAATCAATACAAGTTGTGACGAGAAATTGATGATGGGTAATAAATGGGTCCAGTGTATACATGTGGAATTTTCTTTCCACATATTTGGAAGGTCATGTTGGTGACCTAGTTCCATTGATCattatgttttttaatttttataagatGAGCTTTCACttttttgtatatatgttcttaaaataagtttttttttttggtttggttttataatttttcttctacaGGGGCTGTTgctattcttcttcttctggctGTTGCCCTTCTCTGTGCATACGAACTTTGTGCTGTATATGTTACAGCTGGTTCAAAAGCTTCTCAGCGGTATTCGCCTTcgggtttcttttttggtgtaTCAGCAATTGCCTTGGCAATCAACATGCTCTTTATTTGTAGAATGGTGTTTAATGGTACACTTTGCAAATCCTATCCTGTTTAGTATGGTTTCCCTTGAATGCATTATGCTTCTCAATTTAAAGATCTCcataaagaaataatttgtaatttctgCCATCAATTATTCTTTACAGTTGGTTTTGCTTCTGTAAAAATGTTCTCTATCAATATGTGCAGGGAATGGCTTAGACGTCGATGAGTATGTGAGGAAGGCATACAAATTTGCTTATTCTGATTGTATAGAAGTGGGCCCTGTGGCCTGTTTACCAGAACCACCAGACCCTAATGAGTTGTATCCTCGACAATCTAGCAGGTAGCCCCTTAATGTTCATGTTTTATTTCATCAGTTATTGCTGGATGTGTTTTACTGTTATTGATTTGGAGTTACTAGTCCATGTTTGAAGTTATTGTAGTTCTTTTCCCCtttccttctctttattaATAGATGCTTGTATGTGAACAGTGTTGCCATATTCACAGCCTTTTATTGTCCactcagaaaaaaaaacttgctGAAATAGAGTATTATTTCAGATAAAAGAGGGATGTTGAACAGATCTGTGTCCGAGGCAATAAATAGTCTAGATAATCCTTATAAAATTGTTACTTATCTTATTAAAAGTTTCGGACTTTGTTCAGGTTTTGTCCGTCCCTTAGTATAGGGTGCGGTTTGTTCAAGTTCTGATCGATCTTGGGTTTTATGATATTTATACTTATTATTGGCAGTGCGTGCTTACATCTGGTTTTAAACTTACCCagaattttgttgaattattattttcattttctgattatattATGTGTATGTAGGGCTTCACATCTTGGGCTTCTTTACCTTGGCTCACTTGTGGTTCTTCTTGTGTACTCAATCTTATATGGTCTCACTGCGAAGGAGTCACGCTGGCTTGGGGCCATTACATCATCTGCTGTCCTCATTCTTGGTAAACTAAACCACTATGTTTTGTCGGTTTGTTTATTTGCATGCTTTCTAATTGATGCATTTAACTTGGCACATCCATAATGCTACAGATTGGAACATGGGCGCATGCTTGTATGGGTTCCAACTCCTTCAAAGTCGTGTTGCAGCGTTATTTGTTGCTGGCACATCTCGGATCTTTCTCATTTGCTTTGGTGTCCATTACTGGTTTGTGCATTTATTTTGCTATTATTTGTAATGCCACTGCTTTTTGGTTTCTCTTAGTTGTCACAAAAATTCCCATATTTTGTCAGGTATTTGGGCCACTGCATTAGTTATGCAGTTGTAGCCTCTGTTTTATTGGGAGCTTCTGTTTCTCGCCATTTATCTGTAACGAACCCATTGGCTGCAAGGAGAGATGCCTTGCAGAGCACTGTGATTCGCTTGAGAGAGGGATTTcgcaaaaaagaacaaaacagtTCCTCAAGCTCATCTGACGGTTGTGGCTCAAGCATGAAACGCAGTAGTAGTGTTGAAGTTGGTTGCCTTGGTAATGTTGTTGAAGCAAGTAACAGGAGCACAGCACAGTGCACAGTTGATGCTAATAACTGGACTAATGTTCTGTTACGAACTGCAAGTTCTCATGAGGGGATTAATAGTGATAAGAGCATAGATAGTGGAAGGCCAAGTTTAGCATTGCGTAGCAGTTCTTGTCGTTCAGTGATCCAAGAGCCCGAAGTGGGAACCTCCTGTACTGACAAAAATTTTGATCACAATAACACATTGGCAGTTTGTTCTAGTAGTGGTCTTGAAAGCCAAGGTTGTGAATCTAGCGCATCAAATTCTGCGAATCAACAAACTTTAGATTTGAATTTAGCTTTTGCATTGCAAGAAAGGTTGAATGACCCTAGGATTACATCTATGTTAAAGAAGAGGGCAAGACAAGGTGATCTTGAACTGGTTAATCTATTGCAGGATAAAGGATTGGATCCTAACTTTGCTATGATGTTGAAAGAGAAGAGCTTGGATCCAACTATTCTGGCATTACTTCAAAGAAGTAGTTTGGATGCTGATAGAGATCATCGTGACAATACAGATATCACCATAGTTGACTCAAATAGTGTTGATAATGCTTTACCCAATCAAATCTCTTTGTCTGAAGAACTGAGGCTTCATGGGCTTGAAAAATGGCTTCAATTATCTAGACTTCTTTTACATCATGTAGTAGGTACCCCAGAACGAGCATGGGTTCTCTTTAGCTTTGTTTTCATCCTAGAAACAATTGCTGTGGCAATTTTTCGTCCAAAgacaattaaaataataaatgccACACATCAACAGGTGAGAAAGGGCTCTTCTAACTTCACGTTATTATTTATTGGTTGGAACTTGTTTGTTATTTAAATAATCTTGATATTGATGATTAGagatgaaaatttaaatttaattttgttggtGTTACATTATTCCTGGTCATGCATAAAGTGTAATATTTTTTGTATGTAGTTTGAATTTGGCTTTGCTGTGCTGCTGTTATCTCCTGTTGTCTGTTCAATCATGGCTTTCCTCCAATCACTTAAATCCGAAGAAATGACCATGACCTCAAAACCCCGCAAGGTATTTACTACATAATAAGCTGTACtgttttattatattaaaaagtttttcttgtcatttcATCCCCTTCTTTCCCCACACCGAATTTGGATTTGTGATTTGGTTTCGGATTGAATAGAATAGTTGATGTGCCATTGCTTCAAGTCTTCATGATCGATTGACATGGTAGAAGTTTACATTTGCGAAACCAACATGTTTAGTGTAATCGTAATTGTGTAGATGTCTGTGGTGTAGGGATGAATTGGACTATATGATTGGTAGGAAAATGTCCTTTGGGTGGGGTACTTACATTGGACCCGTTTTACTGCAAATGAGCGTTTTCACTATTTTTGTTACAATGCTGATGAAAGCTAGAGATTGCAGCTCGGGTGAGGGCTTTGTTTGTAGTGGGGAGGAATACATAAGTGTCTCACGTACAATTTGTAGATGACACACTTTCTCCACTTTTATGGAAAAGGATATccattataatatttttaagaTTGTTCACCTCTTTGAGCTAGTCTCATGTTTGCAGACAAACATGTCTAAGAGCCTGGTGCACATTAATGTTTAGGTAAGATGGGAAAGCGATGTCCCTAGCTAGGGAGCTGGGTTGTGAGAGAGGAGGATGgtttttgaattatttgggTCTTCCTTTAGGGGGTAAGttgttttctccatatttttgGGATATGGTGTTGGAAAGAGTGAGAGGTTGGACAGCCAAAAGAAAGGTTGTTTCCCAGAGGGAAGACTTATCTTGATTCAGTAGGTCTTGAATAGCATTCCTACCTATTGCATGCCATTTTTAGATTGGGAAGGTGGCTAGGAGGTTAGAAAATTTGAGAGATTTCCTTTGGGAGGGGAATGATGAAGGGAGGATCTTTTATTGAGTTGGGATATTGTGCAGAGATTAAAAGATAGAGGAGGATTAGTGATGTAGCACCAGTGGAACTGGCAGAGAAAACAGTGagggaaagaaaggaaaaatgatAGGGGAAGAAGAAAGTTTGATGAGGGAGATGATTGTCAAGTaacctttttctctttgatcGTCGTCAGTTATGCTAGATGGATTTCTTGTCCAGGTTTCCTAGtactcttcctttctttctatAAAGTCTCTCGTTtccataaaaaaagaaaaaaaaagaaactttgcTAGCCTCTGGATACCTTGTTGGTGAAACACCAATATGTATCAAGATATGGTAAGCCTATCTTTATGAATAGCTACTTGCATTATGTTGAATGTCAGCTGGAGGATATTTAGGAAGCTCTCTTGTGCTCTTGGCTCACGTTCAACTACCATTTTGGTAATTCTTTTATTAACGAAAAATTGCCACATCAGCCTCACTGTTCTTTGCCATTGATGTATACTGAACCTAAATGTATGTTTTTTCCTGTGCACTATGGGTGCTTCTCATTCTATTGTTGCTTATGTTATCTTTTTACGGACGTGTCATGTTTTTTCAGTATGGTTTTGTTGCTTGGCTGCTCAGCACTTCTGTTGGATTGTTGCTTTCCTTCTTGAGGTATGCTCTTTTgacttattttaaaattaaattcttcTTTTGTCAACTGTTTCTAAAGTCTAACCAAGATGTagtttttaaatatcttttgatttctttttcttgaccTCTATATATTAAAGAATTATATCTGGTTgctttcccaatttttttctccaagaTTTTCTTCTTAACAAATAATTACAGTTAAAGTTTTGATTCTTGTTACATTTTACATAAGAATGACCTATTGTATTTATGCTATATCTTTTTCCGTTTGCAGCAAATCATCAGTTCTTCTTGGATTGTCCTTGACTGTCCCATTCATGGTGGCATGCCTTTCTGTTGCCATTCCTATATGGATCCGTAATGGCTACCAGTTTTGGGTTCCTCAATTACAATGTGCAGGTCCTGCAGGGAACCATCAAATCCGTGGAACAAAAGAGGTTTGTACTAAATGAATTCACACCATGTTTTATAAGAGCACCTAAGCACTGTAAAACTTGTTATGTTTTGAATAAGCTCTTAATGGGTTCTAGGCTTCTAGCACAACTGCATGATATGACCACCACATATGGACATTTGTTGCTGCTTACATCTCACTACTTAATCTTGAATTTTAGGATTCTGTCATTGGATGGTTATGCATGTGGATGGATTCAGACATATTGACAAAGCTGATGTGATCCTTTTCATTTATGTatttaatacaaaaagaaTTGCTTTTGTAATAACTTGACTGCAGTGCATTGTACATTTACTGTATTTGAGCATATGGATTACAGTGGACCAGATACTGGAAGTTTGATTTGACTTTAGTTTTGAATGATAGTAACAAAGGAAAGTCCAATACTGGAAGTTTGATTTGACTTTAGTATCTTTAGGCAACGGATTATATTTGTAAAGTGAAAGAATTTGTTCTTCTAACTAGTCTTTTTGTATTGATGAGGTGAGGCAGGCTCTATGTCCACTGTTTTGTGATTAACTAATAAGtttcctctttgttttgaaaaaaaaggcGATTCATTATATTTGCATAATGGTCGTACCTTCTGCATGCGAGGGTTGTAAGTTGCTTTGGAAACAACGATTTTAGTTCTAGAAATGGCATTTCCCTATGTATGTGTACGAAATGAGGTCTGAAATACTGagtatatattttgttttgttagcCTTTGCCTTTTGCATTCTTGTTGTAATAGCTAAAATGGCATGTATATAGCTGTAGTGTCAAAGATTTCGGGCACTCATGGTTTGGCAGTTCTTTTCCCTGGAGGTGTCTCACTTCATAGTAGCTATTATACTaccttttattttcactttttcacCCTTAACCAGAATTTGTTGTTGACCTCAAATTTTGGGTAATTCTGATTACATCTTGTGCTTTTTCAGGGTGTAATTCTTGTCCTAAGTACAACATTGTTTGCTGCATCTGTGTTAGCTCTTGGTGCGATAGTATCTGCAAAGCCCTTGGATGACTtaggatacaaaggatggactgGTGAACAGAAAAGCTTTACCTCTCCTTATGCGTCATCTGTGTACATTGGATGGGCTATGGCTTCTGCCATTGCTTTGATGGTTACTGGTATACTGCCGATCGTTTCATGGTTTGCAACATACCGGTTCTCCCTGTCTTCTGCTGTGTGTGTCGGGATATTCACAGGTAATTTGTAtagattttctttctttaaggAGTCTTTAATTTACCTATTGGGACATCATTGGTACTCAAAGTCTTTCATAATTATCTTcttcaagtattttttttataaaattatccTGTTTTTGTAGTTGTGCTTGTGACATTTTGTGGTGCATCCTACATGGAGGTTGTGAAATCTAGAGATGACCAAGTTCCAACAAGTGGTGACTTCCTTGCTGCTTTGCTTCCTTTAATTTGCAGTCCTGCATTGCTGTCTCTTTGCTCTGGGTTACATAAATGGTGAGTGAAACATATTGCTCTTTAGTAATTTGAGCTATGTGGAGTAATGGATGCTCACCAAGATTCTAAAATTctatggattttgtttttccaggAAGGATGATGATTGGAGACTTTCTCGGGGTGTTTATATCTTTGTTACCattggtcttcttcttcttcttggggCCATATCAGCTGTTATTGTTGTAGTTAAACCTTGGACGGTAAGAGAGGACTACTTTCTTGCCCTCGATTGTTCTAATATTTTAGAGGCAGCTCTCTAACATGCTTCTTTTGGTATTGCAACAGATTGGGGTGGCATTTCTTTTAGTTCTTCTCATGATTGTATTAGCTATTGGTGCTATCCATCATTGGGCCTCAAACAATTTCTATTTGACAAGGACCCAGATgttctttgtttgtttccttgcttttattttggcaTTGGCAGCGTTTCTTGTTGGATGGTTTGAAGGTGAAAACAATTTAGCTCAGCTCTTATTAGTTGCATCACTATTAGTTTAGTAGTTATATATTGCAGAAAGTCTTTCTAGCTACTAACCTTGttacatttattttctttgttcagaTAAACCATTTGTTGGTGCTTCTGttggttattttttattcttgtttCTTCTGGCTGGGAGAGCATTGACTGTGAGTTGAATACAATATATTTGAATCAAATTTTAGATGCTTAAACTAATATTTGATGCCTTCTTGTCTGTACTAGTTCTGCAGCTTCTTGATTTTGTGTTACATGATGTTTGGTGCAGGTTCTTCTTTCACCTCCTATTGTTGTTTATTCTCCGAGAGTTCTCCCTGTCTATGTTTATGATGCTCATGCAGATTGTGGAAAGAATGTCAGGTTTGTTAAATACTGTGTATTTCTTATCTCCTTGTTTCAGTTCGATATTTGATATGCATGCAGTTTAGTTTGACATGTGTTTGTGATTTGTATTCCATAATAGTGCGGCATTTCTTGTGCTTTATGGGATTGCATTGGCAACTGAGGGCTGGGGCGTCGTTGCGAGTTTGAAAATTTTTCCACCATTTGCTGGTGCCTCTGTGTCAGCAATTACTCTTGTTGTAGCCTTTGGGTTTGCTTTCTCTCGCCCCTGCTTGACTCTCAAGGTTTGTGTACTGTTCTACAATATATCATTACTGAATATGTATTAAGATCCTTACAGGATGATGTATTTCTATATTCTATCTTATCTCTATCTGTTTCTCTCATGTGCTCTTTTGTCTGATTAGATGTTCATTTTTATGTCCAGATGATGGAAGATGCAGTGCACTTTCTTAGTAAAGAAACTGTTGTTCAAGCCATTGCTAGATCTGCCACCAAGGTCGGTATAATAATGTTATGATCTGTTTTGCAACATTGTCCTTCAATTTTCCCTATTTACACTCAAGCACACACAAGTATTTGGGGTCTGAATAAGCTGTGGAGAATAATACTACGTATTATTCTACAATAATATACCTTTATACTCACTTGCACAAACTTTTAACATGTTGACTTGTGTTCATTGATCTCTAAAGATGaattttcattcttgtttGATTAGGAAAATGTTGTATTTGTATATAACGTGGAGTTATTCTCTTAACCATGCAGACCAGAAATGCTTTATCTGGAACTTATTCTGCTCCACAGAGGTCTGCCAGCTCCGCTGCTCTTTTGGTTGGAGATCCCACCGTTATGCGTGATAGGGCAGGAAATTTTGTGCTCCCCAGAGCAGATGTCATGAAATTGAGAGATCGCCTAAGAAATGAGGAGTTAGTTGCAGGCTCATTCTTCTGCAGAAAGAGATATGGAAGGACTTTCCGCCATGAACCAACTAATGATGTTGATCACAGAAGAGAGATGTGTGCTCATGCACGAATATTGGCTTTGGAAGAGGCGATTGATACTGAATGGGTGTATATGTGGGATAAATTTGGTGGTTATCTGCTTCTTTTGCTTGGTTTGACTGCCAAGGCTGAGCGAGTACAGGTAAATTTCTACTGTTGCTGCTTGCAATCCATgatgtatttgttttattgtGGACCATGATAGCATTGTTTTTGTGCTGTGCTAGGATGAGGTACGCTTGAGACTCTTTCTTGATAGCATAGGGTTTGCAGATCTAAGtgccaagaaaataaaaaaatggatgCCAGAGGACCGCAGGCAGTTTGAGATTATTCAAGAGAGGTAGATTCCTATTCTTACATTTGGGTCTTCCTTTATGTGATTATTGAAATTCTCCCAGTTTCTAATTGTTGTagtatctttatttttgtagttatataagagaaaaagagatgGAAGAGGAACTCTTAATGCAAAGACGTGAAGAAGAggggaaaggaaaagagagaagaaaggcTCTCCTAGAGAAGGAAGAACGCAAGTGGAAAGAGATAGAGGCTTCTCTGATTTCCTCAATTCCTAATGCTGGCAGCAGGGAAGCAGCAGCTATGGCAGCTGCAGTGCGTGCAGTAGGAGGTGATTCGGTTCTTGATGATTCTTTTGCTCGAGAGAGAGTTTCAAGCATTGCACGTCGGATACGCACAGCTCAGTTGGCTCGTCGAGCACTTCAGGTGTTGTATATTATATCAAACTGTTTCAAGTATGCACCATCATTTCCTTTCACATTAAAAAGTAGGATAAAACTTCTCAGTTGCTCTTACGCTTTCAATCTCACATGTTTTCTGacatttattaaaatattttagtgTTAATAGCATCCACATCTCTTTCCTTGCGGGGATGATGAGACATCGCCATCCTAACTTAATGATATGAGACATGTTTTCTCTGTTGTGGTACTTGGTCTTGTTGTTGCCCGGATATGGGAATATTTCTAGATTGTAGTCCTTTCGAATATGATGTTATACTTTTGAGTTGGAATCCACGAGTGAGGGAGTCAACTTGGAAACGAGTAGAGAGTGAGTGTTTGATATACTGTATAGATGGCGTAGGTCAAGTCCTTTTGATTTTAAGTGGTCAAACCATGTAATCAATTCATCTCATGGGTTCAACAGatccaataaaatatttaaatacctTGTGCTGTTGctatgtgttttattttatctaaTACCAACCTGTTATTTTTTACTCTGTCTATATGTGTCCGATTAGTTTGTACTTTACCTTTTCTTGATATATCCATGGAGGTCTAGGTTGTTTATATAACTAGTCAACCAACCTAATTACGCAAACTATGGTTAATGTTATTGGCAGACGGGAATTTCTGGTGCTGTATGTGTTCTAGATGATGAGCCAACAACAAGTGGCAGACACTGTGGCCAGATTGATCCCACCATCTGTCAAAGTCAGAAGATTAGCTTTTCTGTCGCAGTGATGATTCAACCTGTATCTGGGCCTGTTTGCCTATTTGGCACTGAGTTTCAAAAGCAAATTTGCTGGGAAATATTGGTAGCCGGTTCTGAGCAAGGTATTGAAGCTGGACAAGTTGGGCTTAGATTGATTACTAAAGGTGACAGACAAACTACTGTTGCAAAGGAGTGGAGTATTAGTGCAACTAGTATTGCAGATGGAAGGTTTGGGCCTTGTCCTTTttctaaacaaaattgttGATACTTGTCCTGATTCTTGGAGACGTCTTGGCAGTTCTCTGTTACCTTCTATTTGTTTTGGGCCTATTTggtttctttaatttatttattttcacttaTGTTTGTTGTGAGGTGggttctctttttatttttataattatctggtctttttttttattctctttgaCGGTTCttgattttctgttttttcccCTGATGTATCT comes from Prunus dulcis chromosome 6, ALMONDv2, whole genome shotgun sequence and encodes:
- the LOC117632699 gene encoding calpain-type cysteine protease DEK1 isoform X1, which gives rise to MEGDERHVLLACVISGTLFSVLGSASFSILWLVNWRPWRIYSWIFARKWPDIFHGPQLDIVCGFLSLSAWILVISPVLVLIIWGSWLVIILDRHIIGLAVIMAGTALLLAFYSIMLWWRTQWQSSRAVAILLLLAVALLCAYELCAVYVTAGSKASQRYSPSGFFFGVSAIALAINMLFICRMVFNGNGLDVDEYVRKAYKFAYSDCIEVGPVACLPEPPDPNELYPRQSSRASHLGLLYLGSLVVLLVYSILYGLTAKESRWLGAITSSAVLILDWNMGACLYGFQLLQSRVAALFVAGTSRIFLICFGVHYWYLGHCISYAVVASVLLGASVSRHLSVTNPLAARRDALQSTVIRLREGFRKKEQNSSSSSSDGCGSSMKRSSSVEVGCLGNVVEASNRSTAQCTVDANNWTNVLLRTASSHEGINSDKSIDSGRPSLALRSSSCRSVIQEPEVGTSCTDKNFDHNNTLAVCSSSGLESQGCESSASNSANQQTLDLNLAFALQERLNDPRITSMLKKRARQGDLELVNLLQDKGLDPNFAMMLKEKSLDPTILALLQRSSLDADRDHRDNTDITIVDSNSVDNALPNQISLSEELRLHGLEKWLQLSRLLLHHVVGTPERAWVLFSFVFILETIAVAIFRPKTIKIINATHQQFEFGFAVLLLSPVVCSIMAFLQSLKSEEMTMTSKPRKYGFVAWLLSTSVGLLLSFLSKSSVLLGLSLTVPFMVACLSVAIPIWIRNGYQFWVPQLQCAGPAGNHQIRGTKEGVILVLSTTLFAASVLALGAIVSAKPLDDLGYKGWTGEQKSFTSPYASSVYIGWAMASAIALMVTGILPIVSWFATYRFSLSSAVCVGIFTVVLVTFCGASYMEVVKSRDDQVPTSGDFLAALLPLICSPALLSLCSGLHKWKDDDWRLSRGVYIFVTIGLLLLLGAISAVIVVVKPWTIGVAFLLVLLMIVLAIGAIHHWASNNFYLTRTQMFFVCFLAFILALAAFLVGWFEDKPFVGASVGYFLFLFLLAGRALTVLLSPPIVVYSPRVLPVYVYDAHADCGKNVSAAFLVLYGIALATEGWGVVASLKIFPPFAGASVSAITLVVAFGFAFSRPCLTLKMMEDAVHFLSKETVVQAIARSATKTRNALSGTYSAPQRSASSAALLVGDPTVMRDRAGNFVLPRADVMKLRDRLRNEELVAGSFFCRKRYGRTFRHEPTNDVDHRREMCAHARILALEEAIDTEWVYMWDKFGGYLLLLLGLTAKAERVQDEVRLRLFLDSIGFADLSAKKIKKWMPEDRRQFEIIQESYIREKEMEEELLMQRREEEGKGKERRKALLEKEERKWKEIEASLISSIPNAGSREAAAMAAAVRAVGGDSVLDDSFARERVSSIARRIRTAQLARRALQTGISGAVCVLDDEPTTSGRHCGQIDPTICQSQKISFSVAVMIQPVSGPVCLFGTEFQKQICWEILVAGSEQGIEAGQVGLRLITKGDRQTTVAKEWSISATSIADGRWHLVTMTIDADLGEATCYLDGGFDGYQTGLPLHVGNTIWEQGTEVWVGVRPPTDMDAFGRSDSEGAESKMHIMDVFLWGRCLTEDDIAALHSAIGSTDSNMIDFPEDNWQWADSPSRVDEWDSDPADVDLYDRDDVDWDGQYSSGRKRRSERDGVLVDVDSFARRFRKPRMETREEINQRMLSVELAVKEALSARGEIHFTDQEFPPNDQSLFVDPENPPLKLQVVSEWVRPAEIVKDSRLDAHPCLFSGTANPSDVCQGRLGDCWFLSAVAVLTEVSRISEVIITPEYNEEGIYTVRFCIQGEWVPVVVDDWIPCESPGKPAFATSRKGNELWVSLLEKAYAKLHGSYEALEGGLVQDALVDLTGGAGEEIDMRSAQAQIDLASGRLWSQLLRFKQEGFLLGAGSPSGSDVHVSSSGIVQGHAYSLLQVREVDGHKLIQIRNPWANEVEWNGPWSDLSPEWTDRMKHKLKHVPQSKDGIFWMSWQDFQIHFRSIYVCRIYPPEMRYSVHGQWRGYSAGGCQDYETWHQNPQFRLRATGPDAALPIHVFITLTQGVSFSRTVAGFRNYQSSHDSMMFYIGMRILKTRGRRAAYNIYLHESVGGTDYVNSREISCEMVLDPDPKGYTIVPTTIHPGEEAPFVLSVFTKASITLEAL